From a single Oncorhynchus tshawytscha isolate Ot180627B linkage group LG33, Otsh_v2.0, whole genome shotgun sequence genomic region:
- the LOC112231283 gene encoding zinc finger protein 777 yields MERWQCGKPNPIKGEDTAVNVEDQSNISGGGDSHQELQMDHFGHPLFRLSPSLRAEPVPQTLGHSDSFRLDEHLGVSRNVEEILDYWRLDPVCSPGGLKTGAGDPELFPVGNKTPTAMMDVPVFTLASQIDLSNGGVTCEPCDVKKVPTETKCSALTSLHIRSKEKQQSESSKKSELDLSQCKSEIMSECPEVKVEDPIWSYYYQIESGMTPVKKESLENATVAVKTKNEVDSEMKVEDPIWACYFAEQEKGVPNVERKTYAAHVKEEPVDIEIPFSFALGSSSLENGVQLTLTDRCDQDGNGGLNAVKPAEEQSVKNSTETYYVKREMVDIKNEDPIWANFHLNEVKDLKPKYDHLVSLLPSMIEDNHQPPIFKELLPLRTESTQPIHMVSISVPAITGGQERTMISDPKGSSQPISHQPSKKQRLECEPGDKSLASNSTQANTNQRSHNKPQQQDGTPGFCTSTHSHHTDISQSDLGSQSNTTDCSLPMPGVKHLPQTSNIYNKHIPSTTAKEIVNTCQLCGKSIASHKLSAEAVKGPGQTDTTRPWTCCVCKATYKGQGTWGFHRQKHISGLKCLECGKCFKTQHSLDVHSKTHSKERPFSCEECDKTYRTLSLRNAHIYSCHKTPNHACQECGKSFRQRAHLHIHMNIHTGHRPYQCADCEAAFKSPSALYTHKTIHTGEKPFVCPLCGMRFRLNAFLTVHLNTHTTTKGKLHNKSGKRRSKREQSDSEETSDSLSDSDTLSDATPQTPTSRETRSQRKSKLVEN; encoded by the exons ATGGAAAGGTGGCAGTGTGGGAAGCCTAACCCTATAAAAG GTGAGGACACTGCTGTAAATGTTGAGGACCAGAGTAATATCTCTGGAGGAGGTGATTCCCATCAGGAACTACAGATGGACCACTTTGGACATCCTCTTTTTCGTCTGAGTCCGTCATTGAGAGCTGAGCCTGTGCCGCAGACGCTGGGACATTCAGACAGCTTCAGACTAGACGAGCATCTGGGTGTGTCTCGGAATGTTGAGGAGATCCTGGACTATTGGAGACTGGACCCTGTTTGTAGTCCTGGAGGTTTAAAGACAGGAGCTGGAGATCCAGAGCTATTCCCAGTCGGTAACAAGACACCAACAGCTATGATGGATGTTCCTGTGTTTACTCTAGCCTCACAAATAGATCTGTCCAATGGAGGAGTAACATGTGAGCCATGTGATGTTAAGAAAGTACCTACAGAGACCAAATGCAGTGCATTGACCTCCCTTCACATTAGATCCAAAGAGAAGCAGCAGTCAGAGTCTAGTAAAAAGAGTGAATTGGATTTATCTCAGTGTAAAAGTGAGATTATGTCTGAATGTCCTGAGGTGAAAGTTGAGGATCCTATTTGGTCATATTATTATCAGATTGAATCTGGCATGACTCCAGTTAAAAAAGAGTCCTTAGAAAATGCTACTGTAGCTGTCAAAACCAAAAATGAAGTTGATTCTGAAATGAAAGTTGAGGATCCTATTTGGGCATGTTATTTTGCAGAACAGGAAAAAGGGGTGCCTAATGTTGAAAGGAAAACATATGCTGCACATGTGAAAGAAGAACCTGTAGATATTGAGATTCCATTTAGCTTTGCTCTTGGTTCATCTTCACTGGAAAACGGTGTTCAGCTGACTCTGACTGACAGATGTGATCAAGATGGAAACGGAGGCCTAAATGCAGTGAAACCTGCCGAAGAACAAAGTGTGAAAAACTCTACAGAAACTTACTATGTGAAACGGGAAATGGTGGACATCAAAAATGAAGATCCCATATGGGCTAATTTTCACCTGAATGAAGTAAAGGATTTGAAGCCAAAATATGATCATTTAGTATCTCTACTTCCGTCAATGATAGAAGACAACCATCAGCCACCAATCTTCAAGGAATTGCTACCATTGAGGACTGAGAGTACGCAACCCATCCATATGGTCAGCATATCAGTGCCTGCAATCACAGGAGGGCAGGAACGCACTATGATCTCTGACCCAAAAGGCTCTTCTCAGCCCATTTCACACCAGCCCAGCAAAAAGCAAAGGTTGGAGTGCGAGCCTGGTGACAAATCACTGGCCTCTAACTCAACACAGGCAAATACAAACCAGAGATCACATAATAAGCCACAGCAGCAAGATGGAACACCAGGCTTTTGTACATCTACTCATTCTCATCATACAGACATTTCCCAGTCAGACCTGGGTTCTCAGTCAAATACGACAGACTGCTCATTACCAATGCCAGGTGTTAAACATCTGCCTCAGACATCAAACATCTACAACAAACATATACCATCTACTACTGCAAAAGAAATTGTAAATACCTGCCAACTATGTGGGAAATCCATTGCTTCACATAAACTGTCAGCAGAGGCTGTAAAAGGacccggacagacagacacaactaGACCCTGGACATGTTGTGTATGTAAAGCAACATATAAAGGCCAAGGAACGTGGGGGTTTCACAGACAAAAACACATTAGTGGCTTAAAATGCCTTGAGTGTGGAAAGTGTTTTAAAACACAACATAGCTTGGATGTTCATAGTAAGACACATTCTAAGGAAAGGCCTTTCTCTTGTGAGGAGTGCGACAAGACCTATCGCACTCTCAGCCTTCGCAACGCACACATTTACAGTTGTCACAAAACTCCCAACCATGCCTGTCAGGAGTGTGGCAAGAGTTTTAGGCAAAGAGCCCACCTACACATtcacatgaacatacacacaggACATAGACCCTATCAGTGTGCAGACTGCGAGGCTGCCTTCAAGTCGCCCTCCGCACTGTATACGCACAAGACTATTCACACAGGTGAGAAGCCCTTTGTCTGCCCTCTGTGTGGCATGCGTTTCCGCCTCAATGCCTTCCTCACTGtccacctgaacacacacactaccaccaaaGGAAAACTGCACAATAAGTCAGGGAAAAGACGATCGAAGAGGGAGCAGTCAGACTCTGAAGAGACCTCAGACTCCCTCTCTGACTCAGACACCCTCTCTGACGCCACCCCTCAAACCCCCACCTCTCGAGAGACCAGGAGTCAGAGGAAATCAAAGCTGGTGGAAAACTGA